The following are encoded in a window of Telmatobacter sp. DSM 110680 genomic DNA:
- a CDS encoding ABC transporter permease, whose product MRWIEQLRMQIQMLLGRERAGTRLNDELAFHLDRQIAENIAAGMTPEEAGYSALRTFGNPALLRERTRTTWSWNGLESLLRDFRFAFRALRRTPGFTAIAIVVMALGIGANVALFTVVRNVILKPLPFKDPDRLLMLYEDSVHTPGKPDFNVVAGGVYQEWKKQNHTFSNLALVGNTHVNLSGSSGQLPEKLAGAQFSWDLLPTLGVEPALGRNFVESEDSPSANGTVLLSWRLWKRRFGGNPAILNQSIFIDAAPYMVIGVMPAWFDFPRPQTQLWLPVSHERPMKTMTTLSDHTFGVVGRLRPGISEAQAEADLSLISLHLHNANLSDPFVFKSANSRPLLEHMVGPIKPALYVLLAATTCVLLIACLNIANLLIARATARRKDLAIRSALGGGRLRLLTERLMESLLLSAFGGAFGILLAYAALQWLIQTRHDMSRVETIHFDGVVIAFTGGIIFFSALFSGVISAISTGDAAILSTLHESSRGLSGSRERTSLRRVLLTLQVGLTVVLLAGAGLLVKSYERLRSTDMGCSTQNVLTLRTGLPDARYKTPAERVNFFDTLLDRIRNVPGITAAGIVESVPGQGYWGDTSFTIVGHPPLPQGSGIWALNRSADPGYFQAMGIPILRGRTFNPALRLKLANEIIVDQTFVNKFMPGEEPIGKHVHTNDKDYVIVGVVGATRFQLGEDPNPIKYFSLGSGEAPVVAIVIRSNQDVAQFALPVQRIVSDMDRDLAVSDILTMDQLLGKSTLDSSFNAILLTALAVLSLILAAVGIFGVLSYIVAQRTGEIGIRIALGAQREQVLRLMLVNGMWPALIGLVVGLVAAAAATRLLRTLLFATQPLDPAVFASVAATLLAVAAIACLIPAWRASRLDPMQALRTE is encoded by the coding sequence TTGCGTTGGATTGAACAACTCCGAATGCAAATTCAGATGCTGCTCGGTCGCGAACGAGCCGGCACGCGCCTCAACGACGAACTGGCGTTTCATCTCGACCGTCAGATCGCTGAAAACATCGCCGCAGGCATGACTCCGGAGGAAGCCGGCTATTCCGCTCTCCGCACATTCGGCAATCCCGCCCTTCTTCGGGAGCGGACACGAACCACCTGGAGTTGGAATGGTCTCGAATCGCTTCTGCGCGACTTCCGCTTTGCGTTTCGCGCCTTGCGCCGCACTCCCGGCTTCACCGCAATTGCGATTGTCGTCATGGCTCTCGGGATCGGTGCGAATGTCGCGCTGTTCACCGTCGTGCGCAATGTAATCCTCAAACCGCTACCATTCAAAGATCCTGATCGTCTTCTCATGCTTTACGAAGACAGTGTTCACACTCCCGGAAAGCCGGATTTCAATGTCGTCGCTGGTGGGGTCTACCAGGAATGGAAAAAGCAAAACCATACCTTCAGCAATCTCGCGCTGGTAGGAAACACACACGTTAATCTGTCGGGGTCGAGCGGCCAGCTTCCTGAGAAGCTTGCCGGTGCACAATTTTCCTGGGATCTTTTGCCGACCCTCGGCGTCGAGCCGGCGCTAGGTCGGAATTTTGTAGAGTCGGAAGACAGCCCTTCGGCCAATGGCACGGTTCTACTCAGTTGGAGACTGTGGAAGCGGCGTTTCGGCGGCAATCCCGCCATCCTGAATCAATCCATCTTCATTGATGCCGCGCCGTACATGGTCATTGGCGTTATGCCAGCCTGGTTCGATTTTCCGCGACCTCAAACCCAGTTGTGGTTACCCGTCTCTCACGAGAGGCCGATGAAAACCATGACGACACTGAGCGATCACACGTTTGGTGTTGTTGGTCGCCTCAGGCCAGGTATTTCGGAAGCGCAAGCCGAAGCCGATCTGAGTTTGATCTCGCTTCATCTCCACAACGCGAATCTCAGCGATCCGTTCGTTTTCAAATCAGCCAACAGCCGGCCGCTGCTCGAGCACATGGTGGGACCCATCAAGCCGGCGCTCTACGTCTTGCTCGCGGCTACCACTTGTGTATTGCTCATTGCATGTCTGAACATCGCCAATCTGCTAATAGCGCGCGCGACTGCGCGACGTAAAGATCTCGCAATTCGAAGCGCTCTCGGCGGCGGCCGGCTTCGTCTCCTCACAGAACGCCTCATGGAAAGCCTGCTGCTTTCAGCCTTCGGCGGTGCGTTTGGCATCCTTCTGGCGTACGCGGCATTGCAGTGGCTCATCCAGACGCGGCATGACATGAGCCGCGTCGAAACCATTCACTTCGATGGTGTGGTTATCGCATTCACAGGCGGAATCATCTTCTTCTCCGCTCTGTTCTCGGGCGTTATCTCGGCAATTAGCACCGGAGACGCAGCCATCCTCAGCACGCTTCACGAGTCTTCGCGCGGACTCAGTGGAAGCCGCGAAAGGACAAGCCTGCGCCGCGTCCTGCTGACACTTCAGGTGGGGCTGACAGTGGTCTTGTTAGCGGGCGCAGGCCTCCTGGTCAAAAGCTACGAGCGCCTTCGCTCAACCGATATGGGCTGCAGCACTCAGAATGTGCTGACCCTGCGTACAGGACTTCCCGATGCACGTTACAAAACCCCCGCTGAGCGTGTGAACTTCTTCGATACGCTTCTCGACCGAATTCGCAACGTACCCGGAATTACAGCGGCGGGAATCGTCGAATCGGTCCCCGGACAGGGCTACTGGGGAGACACGAGCTTCACAATTGTCGGCCACCCGCCGCTTCCACAGGGCTCAGGAATCTGGGCGCTCAATCGAAGTGCTGATCCCGGGTACTTTCAAGCGATGGGGATTCCCATCCTGCGAGGACGCACCTTCAATCCTGCGCTTCGATTGAAACTGGCCAATGAAATCATCGTCGATCAGACCTTCGTCAATAAGTTCATGCCCGGCGAAGAACCCATCGGCAAGCACGTTCACACGAACGACAAGGACTATGTGATTGTCGGCGTCGTCGGCGCCACACGGTTCCAACTCGGTGAAGATCCAAACCCTATAAAGTACTTCTCACTCGGATCAGGAGAGGCTCCCGTCGTAGCCATCGTGATCCGGTCGAATCAGGACGTCGCGCAATTCGCTCTTCCCGTACAGCGAATCGTTTCAGACATGGATCGCGACCTGGCCGTCTCCGACATTCTCACCATGGACCAGTTGTTGGGCAAATCGACTCTCGACTCCAGCTTCAACGCGATTTTGCTCACCGCGTTGGCTGTTCTCTCACTAATCCTCGCGGCGGTCGGCATCTTCGGCGTTCTTTCCTATATCGTCGCGCAACGTACCGGCGAGATTGGCATCCGCATCGCGCTCGGTGCGCAGCGAGAGCAGGTACTCCGACTGATGCTGGTCAATGGAATGTGGCCCGCGCTAATCGGCCTCGTTGTCGGCCTGGTCGCTGCCGCAGCCGCGACACGTCTGCTTCGCACGTTGCTCTTTGCGACACAGCCCCTTGACCCCGCGGTCTTCGCTTCGGTCGCCGCAACGCTGCTCGCGGTTGCAGCCATCGCCTGCCTCATTCCCGCATGGCGCGCCTCACGCCTCGATCCCATGCAGGCCCTCAGAACCGAGTAG